Proteins found in one uncultured Desulfuromonas sp. genomic segment:
- a CDS encoding radical SAM protein — translation MATPCQMMKKKSQHPCFGGDHKNSARIHLPVAPGCNIKCGFCERKFDCVNESRPGVTSRVLTPEQALERLELVLRHPVAGPKMKVVGIAGPGDPLANENTFKTFDLVRAAHPELTLCLSTNGLMLPENMERIKDLGIHSLTVTMNALSAQSGAQVYEWIHYQGKKLQGEAAAGFLLDKQLEGVELAAKAGMLVKINHVYMPGINDHETLDLAVTARKLGATMMNIIPLIPLGKFAGMEQPSKDEIDFIRSQAEQILSQARHCKQCRADAAGIIGQDLDLDQLKVSSA, via the coding sequence ATGGCAACCCCCTGTCAGATGATGAAGAAGAAATCGCAGCACCCCTGTTTTGGTGGAGATCATAAAAACAGTGCTCGGATCCACCTGCCGGTGGCTCCCGGTTGTAATATCAAATGTGGCTTTTGTGAGCGCAAGTTCGATTGTGTCAATGAAAGTCGTCCTGGTGTCACCAGCCGAGTTCTAACTCCTGAGCAGGCTCTGGAGCGTCTTGAACTGGTATTGCGCCACCCCGTAGCCGGTCCGAAGATGAAAGTGGTGGGTATCGCTGGTCCTGGTGATCCGCTGGCTAACGAGAATACATTCAAGACCTTTGACCTGGTGCGTGCGGCTCATCCGGAATTGACCCTGTGCCTTTCCACCAATGGTCTGATGCTTCCTGAGAATATGGAGCGCATTAAAGATCTGGGAATTCATAGCCTAACGGTGACCATGAATGCATTGTCAGCGCAAAGTGGTGCTCAGGTTTATGAGTGGATCCATTATCAAGGTAAGAAGTTACAAGGTGAAGCTGCTGCCGGCTTCTTGCTGGACAAGCAGCTCGAAGGTGTTGAGTTGGCCGCTAAGGCTGGCATGTTGGTCAAGATCAATCATGTGTATATGCCGGGCATCAACGATCATGAGACGTTGGATCTTGCGGTGACCGCACGCAAGCTTGGCGCGACGATGATGAATATTATTCCGCTGATTCCATTAGGCAAATTTGCCGGGATGGAGCAGCCTTCAAAAGATGAAATTGATTTTATTCGCAGTCAGGCGGAGCAGATTCTGTCTCAGGCGCGTCACTGTAAGCAATGTCGTGCGGATGCCGCTGGCATTATTGGACAAGACCTTGATCTCGATCAGTTAAAGGTTTCGTCCGCCTGA